Part of the Cryomorphaceae bacterium genome is shown below.
GGTGGTTCGAGGAAATGCTCAACCGTGTGCCGCCGCTCAAATCCCTGTACGAAGCTGTTTCTGACCTGATGAGTGCGCTGGTGGGCAATAAAAAACGCTTCGACAAACCTGTGTTGGTAAAACTTCACGCTGAATCAGACCTCTACAAGCTGGGTTATCTCACCCAAAGCGATCTGAGTAAACTGGGTATTCCACATGGAATGGTGGCTGTGTACTTGCCTCATTCCTATAATTTTTCGGGCAACCTCTTTATCGTACCGGCTGCACATGTTACGCCGCTCGACAGCAAGAGCATGGATGTAATGAAGTTCATCGTGTCGGGTGGAGTAACCGAGCTGGCAGATCCGGAATCAGATGTCGAAGAACAGCCTTAACCTCCTGCTGCTCCACACCATTGTGCTCATCTTTGGTTTTACGGGCATTCTCGGAAAACTGATTACACTTCCCAGTCATCATTTGGTTTGGTACCGCATGCTGATTGCTCTGGCAGCTATCGCGATGTATATGCCACTTGTGAAGGTGAGTGCCAAAGCGGGAAAAAGACGCATCGCTGCCCTCATTGTGACCGGGATGATTACCGCAGCTCACTGGATTACCTTTTTCGAGGCCATCAAAGTATCCACGGTATCCGTAACACTTGCCTGCCTGAGTACAGCCACGCTTTTTACCGCACTGATTGAACCCCTGTTCTTTCGCCGTCGCATCAGCGCGTCAGAAATCATCATGGGTGTCTGTATCATTGCCGGACTGGGTATGATTTTCAGCGTGGAAACCCAATATGCATGGGGGATTGGTCTGGCCGTACTTTCGGCATTTCTAGCTTCGCTGTTTAATGTACTCAACGGCATTTTTATCCGCAGCGACAGACCCTCGCGCATTGCACTTTACGAGATGATTGGCGGCGTTTTGCTGATCAGCGTCTATCTGAGCCTGCGAGGCGATTGGAGTGCCGGTTATTTCCGCGTGTCGGAAGCCGACTGGCTTTGGCTGCTGCTGCTGGGAACGGTATGCACCGCCTTCGCTTTTGTGGTGGGTGTAAAGGTGATGGAGACCATTTCGCCCTTTACCGTGTCGCTCACCATCAATCTTGAGCCCATCTACGGCATCATCCTTGCCTGGTTTATTTTCGGAGCGGAGGAGCAGATGAACTTCGGATTTTATTTGGGAGCCTTTGTTATCTTCGCAACCGTTTTCACCAACGCTTATCTTAAGCGACGTAAATTGCGAACTTCCTGATGTTTCTGCAGCGAATTGCACTGGTTTTTGTGACTGTGATGAGCGGTGCAGTAATGTATGCCCAAAACTCAGCCCCGCAAATCCGCAACCTCAAAGCCGAGGCTGACACAGTATCCGGAGAAGTGGTCATTACCTACGACTTAATAGACCCCGACAGCCGTGAGGTGGAAGTGTTTTTGCGCGCCTCCAACGACTACGGTCAAACATGGCTCGTATATACGCACAGTGCGCGTGGTGACATCGGAAGGGATGTACGCCCCGGAAAAAACAAGCGTATTGTGTGGGCCTACAACCGCCGGGCCGGAAATGTGCTCGATTTTTACGTGAAGGTGATTGCCGATGACGGCCAGAATCCCGGCTACGAGAATATCACAGGTAAAGTAGCAGAAGGCAGATTGCAACGCGATATCCTCACCATGCAAGGTCCACGGCACTACCTCACCGGAGCCCCGGGGTTGGAAATAGCCCAGCGCCTACTCACCAATCGCCTGCACGACCTCGGTATGGATGTGCGGCGACAAAAGATTATGCTCGGAAGCTACGAAGGACAGAATATCTCAGGGCAATTGAGGGGTGATGTGACCGAAACGGATGTCATCATGGTGGCTGCACACTACGACACCGACGGTGAATCGCAGGGGGCCAATGACAATGCCTCAGGTGTAGCTGTGATGCTGGAAGCTGCGCGCATATTAACCGAAGTTAAATTGCGTAAAAGTGTGGTCTTTGTAGGATTCGACCTCCAGAAACAAGGCGGGATAGGAAGTCGCAGGTATTTGCAAAAGCTCTCCGAGTATGAGCGAAAAAACATCAAAGCTGCGTACATTCTCGATAATGTAGGCAGGTACAGCGATGTGATTTTCACCCAACAGTTCGACCCTCCACAGAAAAGAATGTTTACCGCCCTGGTTCCACGGCTGGAAAGCGAACAGTGGCGCGGCAATTTTCTGTTTGCCATCAGCGATGAAAACAGCATCCCTGCGCGAAACACTTTCGCAACCACTGCCGAGGTGGCTACACCCCAATTTCGGGTAGAGGCCCTCAAAGTACCGGCTGTAGGCGCCGAAAAAGTTCTCTTCGGGAGCCACATGTTTCTGCCTTTTTGGGAACAGGAAATACCCGCCGTGTTGCTCACGGATGGTGCCGAATCCCGAAAAACCGATTATGCCGTAAGTGAGGATATTGCCGATAAGCTGGACTTTGAGCGAATGGGCGAAGTGGTGCGAGCTCTGGTGGCAACCATCGCCGAAAAAGCCGGATATATTCACGGAGATGTGCAGGTGTCCGGAATCTCCCTCAAGGAACAAGGCATGACCCGCAGGCCACCCGATCACCTGGTGGACTACCATCTTTACCTTACCGATGATGATGAAATCCTGAAAGTTCGTATCAACCACCCGGAGCACGGTCGCCTGAAACTGCGGTTGGTCGACCCTTCCGGTGAAGTGTTTTATCAATCGCGCATAGACCTCTACTACAACAGTGTAATCAACATCGATATCAGCTACCTCCCAAAAGGAGTGTACCTCGTAAACCTTGTGGGTTCACATTTCGACGAAATCAAGGAGTTTGTGCTGCGCTAAGCCTTCGCATTGTTGTTAACTTTGCCGGCGTTCGGTTGTTACAAGGTGAACACAACAGACAAAACTCCAGCTATGAACGAAACCTCCGCACAGGTTTACTGCCCGAATTCTCACGCCTACCAACGATTTGAAACCCGCCCTGTACGTGTGGGTTCTGTGGTGATTGGCGGCAGCAACCCCATCCGGGTGCAGTCTATGACCACCACCGACACCATGAACACAGAGGCTACGGTGGCGCAATCCATCCGTATGATTGAAGCCGGTTGCGAATTGGTGCGTATCACTGCTCCCAGTAAAAAAGATGCTGAAAACCTGGAGCACATCAAGGCTGCTATCCGTGCGGCGGGCTTCGACACTCCGCTGGTGGCCGACATTCACTTTACGCCCAATGCTGCGGAAATTGCGGCCAGCATTGTAGAAAAAGTGCGCGTAAACCCCGGTAATTACGCCGACAAAAAGAAATTCGAGAACATAGAATATACCGACGAAAGCTACCAGGCAGAACTGGAGCGCATCCGTCACCGCTTTTCACCGCTCGTGGCGCTTTGTAAAGAGCACGGAACAGCTATGCGCATCGGCACCAATCATGGCTCACTGTCAGACCGCATTCTGAGTCGCTACGGCGATACCCCGCTGGGAATGGTTGAATCGGCCATGGAGTTTTTGCGCATTTGCCGCGATATGGACTATCACGATGTGGTGATTTCCATGAAGGCAAGCAACCCGCAGGTAATGGTGCAGGCATACCGATTGCTCGTAAACCACATGATGGAAGCCGGAATGAATTACCCGCTACACCTCGGGGTTACCGAAGCCGGTGATGGCGAGGACGGACGCATCAAATCGGCCGTGGGTATCGGAACCCTGCTCGAAGATGGTTTGGGCGACACCGTGAGGGTCTCCCTTACAGAAGAGCCCGAAGCCGAAATCCCCGTAGCCCAAAAACTGGTTGAGCGCTACCAAAACCGCCCCGACACACCCGTGGAGGCTGTGCCGCGCGACAATGATGCCTTTACCTACGAGCGACGCAAAACCCGGGAAGTACTGCACACCGGCGACCGCAACGTTCCGTGTGTGGTGCACGATTTGAGCCGAAGAGAAAAAATAACCCCGGCATCACTCTTTCCGCTGGGTTACCGCTATTCCGTACAGCTCGATAAATGGAATATCGCCGATCTGGCCTGCGATTTTGTGTACGCCGGATCTCAAAACATTGATTTTGAAATTCCGGGTACGCTGAGCATTATTCACGACTTTGAGACCTGGCAAGCAGAATCACACAAAGACCGCCGCTATCCCTTGTTGAGTCTGGAGCAATGGCAACAGGAAGGCCCTGGAATCAACACCACAGCTTTTGTAGAGACAGATATCAACCACCTCAACGCGGGTTTGCTGGACCAACTCAAAACAGCAAATGTAATTCTGGTGCTTACCACGCAGCACGCCCACGGAATGGCCGAACAGCGCGCAGCTGTGTTCAAGATGATGCACGCTGATTGTGATGTGCCGGTGATTGTGCGCCGCGATTACGACACGTCCGACGAGGAAACCTTTATGCTCCACAGCGCAACCGACCTCGGGGCGTTGCTGCTCGACGGCCTCGGTGATGGAATCTGGCTCAACGCACCGCACATTCCGCTTGCGCGCATCAACCAAACGGCATTTGGCATTTTGCAAGCAACCCGCACGCGCATATCCAAAACCGAGTACATCAGCTGCCCGTCATGTGGAAGAACACTGTTTGACCTGCAGGAAACCACAGCCAAAATCAGGGCGCGCACCCATCACCTGAAAGGGGTGAAAATCGGAATCATGGGCTGTATTGTGAATGGGCCCGGTGAAATGGCCGATGCCGACTACGGCTACGTAGGAACCGGTGTTGGAAAAATCACCTTGTACCGCGAAAAAGAAGTGGTGAAGCGAAACGTGGACGCAGAGCACGCTGTAGATGAATTGATTGAACTGATAAGATCTAACGGAGATTGGGTAGAACCCGCAACAGAAGAGTAGAAAGATGGTGGCAGAAAACGGAACCGCAACGCGCACAGCGATTATTGCGGGATGTACGGGATTGATAGGAACAGCTTGCCTTGACATAGTGTTAAACGAAGACCGCTACGCAAAAGTGATCGCGCTGAGCCGGCGCCCGCTTCACAGGGAGCACCCCCGACTCGAAAACAAGGTGGTGGACTTTGACAGACTTGAGGAGTTTATCAAAGACATTCGTCTGGACGACGCCTATTGCTGCCTGGGCACAACCATTAAGCAGGCCGGCTCGCAAGAGGCGTTCAAAAAAGTGGACTACGAGTACGTTATGCGCTTTGCCCGTTGCGCTCGCGAAGCCGGTGCCAAAAGATTGATGCTGGTGAGTGCCGTGGGTGTTTCGGCTGACTCGCGGATTTTTTACAACCGCGTAAAAGGAGAAGTGGAGCGCGATGTAAAGCAACTCGGCTATCCGGTGCTTCATATTTTCAGGCCGTCGCTGTTGCTGGGCAACCGGCGCGACTTTCGGTTTGGGGAGCGGGTGGCCGCTGTGCTGATGAAGGTTCTGAAACCTCTGTTGATTGGCGGTTGGACCCGATACCGCGGTATTTCAGGACTGCGGGTAGCACGTGCCATGCGGGCGGCAGCGTTCAGCGCAAAGGAAGGAGTCCATACCCACGAATACCGCCAAATGCAGGAACTTACAGGCGGTCGCTAAGCAGTTTTTGCGCAATTATTTCATCCAAATACTTACTTTAGAGGCATGAAAACCCTCGCCCCCACCACCCGTTGGAATGTACTTCCACGCGCTGATCAACAAAAGGTTGACAGCCTAAAGGATGCCCTTGGTATTGACCGGAACCTATGCGAAATACTGGTGCAACGTGGCATCACTTCCTTTGAAGAAGCGCGAAGTTTTTTCCGGCCCGATATGAGCCAGCTTCACGACCCCTTTCTCATGGCCGATATGGAGGCCGCCGTGGAGCGCGTCATTCAGGCCCTGGGTGATGGCGACCGCATTATGGTGTATGGCGACTACGATGTGGACGGTACCACATCTGTAGCTGTGGTTTATTCGGTGCTGAGGCGCGTAACCGAACAGGTGGAATACTACATTCCCAACCGCTATACCGAAGGCTACGGACTGAGCAAAAAGGGCATTGACACCGCAAAAAAGAACGGAGTTTCGCTCATCATTACCCTCGATTGTGGCGTGAAAGCCGTTCAACTGGCGGACTACTGTGCAGAACTCGGCATAGATCTGATTGTGTGCGACCACCACCGCCCGGGAGCAGTTTTGCCTCGCGCAGTGGCCGTACTCGACCCGAAACGCGAAGATTGCGCCTACCCCTACAAGGAATTGTGCGGCTGCGGTGTGGGCTTCAAGCTGATGCAGGCGCTCAGTATGCGGGGAGTATTTGGTTTTTCGGTGTGCATGG
Proteins encoded:
- a CDS encoding NAD-dependent epimerase/dehydratase family protein — its product is MVAENGTATRTAIIAGCTGLIGTACLDIVLNEDRYAKVIALSRRPLHREHPRLENKVVDFDRLEEFIKDIRLDDAYCCLGTTIKQAGSQEAFKKVDYEYVMRFARCAREAGAKRLMLVSAVGVSADSRIFYNRVKGEVERDVKQLGYPVLHIFRPSLLLGNRRDFRFGERVAAVLMKVLKPLLIGGWTRYRGISGLRVARAMRAAAFSAKEGVHTHEYRQMQELTGGR
- a CDS encoding DMT family transporter → MSKNSLNLLLLHTIVLIFGFTGILGKLITLPSHHLVWYRMLIALAAIAMYMPLVKVSAKAGKRRIAALIVTGMITAAHWITFFEAIKVSTVSVTLACLSTATLFTALIEPLFFRRRISASEIIMGVCIIAGLGMIFSVETQYAWGIGLAVLSAFLASLFNVLNGIFIRSDRPSRIALYEMIGGVLLISVYLSLRGDWSAGYFRVSEADWLWLLLLGTVCTAFAFVVGVKVMETISPFTVSLTINLEPIYGIILAWFIFGAEEQMNFGFYLGAFVIFATVFTNAYLKRRKLRTS
- a CDS encoding M28 family peptidase; this encodes MFLQRIALVFVTVMSGAVMYAQNSAPQIRNLKAEADTVSGEVVITYDLIDPDSREVEVFLRASNDYGQTWLVYTHSARGDIGRDVRPGKNKRIVWAYNRRAGNVLDFYVKVIADDGQNPGYENITGKVAEGRLQRDILTMQGPRHYLTGAPGLEIAQRLLTNRLHDLGMDVRRQKIMLGSYEGQNISGQLRGDVTETDVIMVAAHYDTDGESQGANDNASGVAVMLEAARILTEVKLRKSVVFVGFDLQKQGGIGSRRYLQKLSEYERKNIKAAYILDNVGRYSDVIFTQQFDPPQKRMFTALVPRLESEQWRGNFLFAISDENSIPARNTFATTAEVATPQFRVEALKVPAVGAEKVLFGSHMFLPFWEQEIPAVLLTDGAESRKTDYAVSEDIADKLDFERMGEVVRALVATIAEKAGYIHGDVQVSGISLKEQGMTRRPPDHLVDYHLYLTDDDEILKVRINHPEHGRLKLRLVDPSGEVFYQSRIDLYYNSVINIDISYLPKGVYLVNLVGSHFDEIKEFVLR
- the ispG gene encoding 4-hydroxy-3-methylbut-2-en-1-yl diphosphate synthase, with protein sequence MNETSAQVYCPNSHAYQRFETRPVRVGSVVIGGSNPIRVQSMTTTDTMNTEATVAQSIRMIEAGCELVRITAPSKKDAENLEHIKAAIRAAGFDTPLVADIHFTPNAAEIAASIVEKVRVNPGNYADKKKFENIEYTDESYQAELERIRHRFSPLVALCKEHGTAMRIGTNHGSLSDRILSRYGDTPLGMVESAMEFLRICRDMDYHDVVISMKASNPQVMVQAYRLLVNHMMEAGMNYPLHLGVTEAGDGEDGRIKSAVGIGTLLEDGLGDTVRVSLTEEPEAEIPVAQKLVERYQNRPDTPVEAVPRDNDAFTYERRKTREVLHTGDRNVPCVVHDLSRREKITPASLFPLGYRYSVQLDKWNIADLACDFVYAGSQNIDFEIPGTLSIIHDFETWQAESHKDRRYPLLSLEQWQQEGPGINTTAFVETDINHLNAGLLDQLKTANVILVLTTQHAHGMAEQRAAVFKMMHADCDVPVIVRRDYDTSDEETFMLHSATDLGALLLDGLGDGIWLNAPHIPLARINQTAFGILQATRTRISKTEYISCPSCGRTLFDLQETTAKIRARTHHLKGVKIGIMGCIVNGPGEMADADYGYVGTGVGKITLYREKEVVKRNVDAEHAVDELIELIRSNGDWVEPATEE
- a CDS encoding DUF502 domain-containing protein, with translation MKQSNIAKLIASWFFQGLLVIVPLALLGYVVYALFTFLDRLIPFQIPGLGILTLLVIITLLGFLGSTIVAQPIKWWFEEMLNRVPPLKSLYEAVSDLMSALVGNKKRFDKPVLVKLHAESDLYKLGYLTQSDLSKLGIPHGMVAVYLPHSYNFSGNLFIVPAAHVTPLDSKSMDVMKFIVSGGVTELADPESDVEEQP